A DNA window from Thiobacillus denitrificans ATCC 25259 contains the following coding sequences:
- a CDS encoding dienelactone hydrolase family protein produces MKTALALSLLMFTSSALAAVIGKDISYKAGDTVMKGFLAYDDAVAGKRAGVLVVPEWWGANDYPRKRARMLAEAGYVALVVDMYGEGQVTDNPKDAGALAGNVNKNPQLAYARVDAAREFLDRQPHVKKGETAALGYCFGGGVVLNVVRAGMPLKSAVSYHGVLATDIAVKPGDIEAKLRVFHGEADPIVPPEQVEAFKTEMDNAKADYMFVSYPGVKHTFTNREADSYAAQFGLPLKYDNAADKDSWIRTLEFLKVTLH; encoded by the coding sequence ATGAAAACTGCCCTTGCGTTGTCGCTGTTGATGTTCACGTCTTCCGCCCTCGCTGCCGTGATCGGCAAGGACATCAGCTACAAGGCCGGCGATACCGTGATGAAGGGATTTCTCGCCTATGACGACGCAGTCGCGGGCAAGCGTGCGGGCGTGCTCGTGGTGCCGGAATGGTGGGGCGCGAACGACTACCCGAGAAAGCGTGCGCGCATGCTCGCCGAGGCGGGCTACGTCGCACTCGTCGTCGACATGTACGGCGAGGGCCAGGTCACCGACAATCCCAAGGATGCGGGCGCGCTCGCGGGTAACGTGAACAAGAATCCGCAGCTGGCCTACGCGCGCGTCGACGCCGCGCGCGAATTTCTCGACCGGCAGCCGCACGTCAAGAAAGGTGAAACCGCTGCCCTCGGCTACTGCTTCGGCGGCGGCGTCGTGCTCAACGTCGTGCGCGCGGGCATGCCGCTCAAGTCGGCCGTGAGCTACCACGGCGTGCTCGCGACCGACATCGCGGTGAAGCCGGGTGACATCGAGGCGAAGCTGCGTGTCTTCCATGGCGAAGCCGATCCGATCGTTCCGCCCGAGCAGGTCGAGGCGTTCAAGACCGAGATGGACAACGCCAAGGCCGACTACATGTTCGTCTCCTATCCCGGCGTCAAGCACACCTTCACCAACCGCGAGGCCGACAGCTATGCCGCCCAGTTCGGCCTGCCGCTCAAGTACGACAACGCGGCGGACAAGGACTCGTGGATACGCACGCTCGAATTCCTCAAGGTGACCCTGCACTGA
- the hemW gene encoding radical SAM family heme chaperone HemW, which yields MADAVVRVAGRGLTVPPPLSLYIHLPWCVKKCPYCDFNSHAAEGIPEAAYVDALRADLEHALPDIWGRKIHTVFFGGGTPSLFSAEGIDRILATVRTLTPLVPGAEITLEANPGTIEAAKFAGFREAGITRVSLGIQSFDPRHLKALGRIHDGTEARRAAELAATHFDTFNLDLMYALPGQTLAEALADVDAALAFQPPHLSAYHLTLEPNTPFGHAAPPNLPDDDLAADMQLAIGARLIDAGMQHYETSAYAKPGHAGRHNLNYWQFGDYLGIGAGAHSKLSFHDRIVRQMRTKHPQQYMTAVHGGAHVADTRALTRNDLPFEFMMNALRLTEGVPAELFELRTGLPLNVCAAALAQARAKGLLGVELGRLEPTLQGQRFLNDLLELFLPA from the coding sequence TTGGCTGACGCCGTCGTTCGCGTCGCGGGGCGCGGGCTCACGGTCCCGCCGCCGCTGTCGCTCTACATCCACCTGCCGTGGTGCGTGAAGAAGTGCCCGTATTGCGACTTCAATTCCCACGCCGCGGAAGGCATCCCCGAAGCTGCCTACGTCGACGCCTTGCGGGCCGACCTCGAGCACGCGCTGCCCGACATCTGGGGCCGCAAGATCCACACGGTGTTTTTCGGCGGCGGCACGCCGAGCCTGTTCTCGGCCGAGGGCATCGACCGGATTCTCGCCACAGTGCGCACGCTGACGCCACTGGTGCCCGGCGCGGAAATCACGCTCGAGGCGAATCCGGGCACCATCGAAGCGGCAAAGTTCGCCGGCTTTCGTGAGGCCGGAATTACGCGAGTCTCGCTGGGCATCCAGAGCTTCGATCCGCGCCATCTCAAGGCGCTCGGGCGCATCCACGACGGGACCGAGGCGCGCCGCGCAGCCGAGCTTGCGGCCACGCATTTCGATACTTTCAATCTCGACCTGATGTACGCGCTGCCCGGGCAGACGCTCGCCGAAGCGCTCGCCGATGTCGACGCGGCGCTCGCTTTTCAGCCGCCGCATCTGTCGGCCTATCACCTCACGCTCGAGCCCAACACGCCGTTCGGCCACGCCGCCCCGCCCAACCTGCCCGACGACGACCTCGCCGCCGACATGCAGCTCGCGATCGGGGCGCGGTTGATCGACGCCGGCATGCAGCACTACGAAACCTCCGCGTATGCGAAGCCCGGCCACGCCGGTCGTCACAACCTCAACTACTGGCAGTTCGGCGACTACCTCGGGATCGGTGCCGGCGCGCATTCCAAGTTGAGCTTCCACGACCGCATCGTACGCCAGATGCGCACCAAGCATCCGCAGCAGTACATGACGGCCGTACACGGCGGCGCCCACGTCGCCGACACGCGCGCCCTCACGCGCAACGACCTGCCCTTCGAGTTCATGATGAACGCCTTGCGCCTCACCGAAGGCGTGCCGGCTGAGTTGTTCGAGTTGCGTACGGGGTTGCCGCTCAACGTATGTGCCGCCGCGCTCGCACAGGCGCGCGCGAAGGGCTTGCTCGGGGTCGAGCTCGGCCGCCTCGAGCCGACGCTGCAGGGTCAGCGCTTCCTCAACGACCTGCTGGAATTGTTTCTGCCCGCTTGA